The window attaataccaTACCTAACCTTCTAATGAATtggaataaaatatggataagtAAAAAATGTCAATACAAGATATTTTATATGTTGAATGAAATTGGAATGGCCAAAAGTTGTCCAATCAAGATAGATTGTACTAGTATGTttaatgagttgttcatattgaaattaattaaggttGAAAGAGGAACACaacatcaaattttctttttataatcaAAGACTTCTATGGAAATTCTACCATCGCATATCTCAAAGATTAGTCAAATTCCATTATCTTTATAGACTTTTAACAATccaagaaattgaaattaataatcCAAGACACAATATTCTGCAACTttacattattctttttatcaattttacaCAAAAAACTGAAGAGGAATACTAACttaaatcaaatagaaaataaatcatgaaagCTGAATAATACAAATATTCAGTGAAATCTTTGGCGTGTTATTTCTTTGTAGATTCAACATGGTGGCATGTCCGATGGAGGAGGTAGCATTTGAGCTTCCGGGTGTTCACCATTTTTCACTATGAACACAGTTTCCATGCCCCAAGTCAGATGGCGTTCTACATGGCAGTGCATGAACCACACTCCTgcaacaaagaaaatatacCGACATTACACCTAACTTAAttgtaatattaagaaaaattatttccttggtATGCAGGTTTTCATAGAGGACATGAGTGCTTGCAACATACCAGGGTTGGACGCCTTGAATCTAATTGCAACCCAACCTTCCGAAGGAACAGATATGGTCTCCTGAAGGGGAGGATCCACCAGATTATAGCGCAAAGGGTCCCTATTTTCATCGAAATTCCCAAATCCCCATCCAACAAGATAGAAACtgtgtccatggagatgcatggGGTGGTGTGTCCCTGAAACTACAGTTGTCCCTTGTAAAACAATCTCCACTGTGGAGTTATACTCAAGCACTCTAACTTCTGTTGCACTGCTCGGCAACTCATAGACTAATGGAAGATAATCAGCTGTAAAATCGAACACCAGTGGTGGAACGCTAGGAAATTTATCTCCATATACACCACTGATGTTATAATAGTAAGCTTGCAGTATGTCAACTGTAGGGGTATTGAAGCTTATGTTGTTTATACTTGAGGAGAACCGCGTCCCATTGGCCCCTGCACATGAATCATTGACGCATGGGTACGAGTTTACAGAAACAGTGTAAATCAGGTTAGTGCTCGTGCTCAATGGGACATTGCAAGGATGTTCCGCATCTACTAAGCTTCGAAGGTCAGCCATGACCTGAACCGAtgcatttgtgtcattgtatgcAGGAAGATAAGGCAAGGAGGGAGGTGAAGATGGAGTGTAGTATCCCCTGTATTGTACAATAGCTGTGGTGGTTGTGttatcataaaaattttgatattttgggGCAACAGAATAAGTTATAGCCGCCATGTAATAGTGATCCGGGCGTTGGTTAGCTTCTAGTAAGACATCGTAGGTTTGGCCAGGAAATATTGTAATATAATCTCGTGTCAATGGTTTCGTGTAGCTACCATCTGTTCCAACCACTGTCATTTTATGCTTGGCAATGGAGAAGAAAAGAGCCTCCTGCAAGGCAGCATTGATTATGCGAAGCAGATAGGTCTTTCCATGATCCACCGTTAGCTTGAATGTGCCTGCAATTAGAAAGGGAAAGTTATATACTTATGACTagccaaaagaaaaagtttcctTGAGGATCCACCAATTATGAAGTGATTGATTGATTAAGGGTGTAAATTTGGCTCCAttgttcaaaattatatttggactAGCTAGCCTTTTCTCATGTGTTAAATCATGGCTTTATCATCCTCATAGTTATATTCCTCTTTCTTAGCATT is drawn from Vitis riparia cultivar Riparia Gloire de Montpellier isolate 1030 chromosome 18, EGFV_Vit.rip_1.0, whole genome shotgun sequence and contains these coding sequences:
- the LOC117905982 gene encoding laccase-14-like; its protein translation is MWLIMKVFLLQILVFQLFGGGIHCQASTHRHTFVVRETSYTRLCSTKDILTVNGQFPGPTIYAMKGETIIVDVYNRGKENITIHWHGVNMPRYPWTDGPEYITQCPIQPGSKFSQKIILSSEEGTIWWHAHSDWTRATVHGAIIVYPKNGTKYPFHKPNAEFLIILGQWWKIDVNAVRDEGLATGADPNASDALLINGQPGDLYPCSKSSTFKLTVDHGKTYLLRIINAALQEALFFSIAKHKMTVVGTDGSYTKPLTRDYITIFPGQTYDVLLEANQRPDHYYMAAITYSVAPKYQNFYDNTTTTAIVQYRGYYTPSSPPSLPYLPAYNDTNASVQVMADLRSLVDAEHPCNVPLSTSTNLIYTVSVNSYPCVNDSCAGANGTRFSSSINNISFNTPTVDILQAYYYNISGVYGDKFPSVPPLVFDFTADYLPLVYELPSSATEVRVLEYNSTVEIVLQGTTVVSGTHHPMHLHGHSFYLVGWGFGNFDENRDPLRYNLVDPPLQETISVPSEGWVAIRFKASNPGVWFMHCHVERHLTWGMETVFIVKNGEHPEAQMLPPPSDMPPC